Proteins encoded in a region of the Streptococcus sanguinis genome:
- the dnaX gene encoding DNA polymerase III subunit gamma/tau, whose protein sequence is MYQALYRKYRSQTFGQLVGQQVVATTLRQAVEQGKISHAYLFSGPRGTGKTSVAKIFAKAMNCPNQKDGEPCNDCYICQAITEGSLEDVIEIDAASNNGVDEIRDIRDKSTYAPSLAKHKVYIIDEVHMLSTGAFNALLKTLEEPTENVVFILATTELHKIPATILSRVQRFEFKSIKTQDIITHIEWILEQEGIDFEQEGVQIIARRAEGGMRDALSILDQALSLTQENRLTTDIAEEITGSISLGALDAYVAALIAHDAVAALDNLNLIFDSGKNMARFVTDLLQYLRDLIIVKTGGENHHASELFLENLKTPQDTLFAMIDMATKSLADIKNSLQPKIYTEMMTIRLAENSSHPMVAAIPDNLADELKGLRQEIDSLKQQLANGNGKPAAAVKTSDIRPQKSKGYRADRNKVNAILEEAVDNPSLARSNLTKLQNAWGEIIESLAGADKALLAGSQPVAANESHAILAFESNFNAEQTMKRDNLNTMFGNILSNAAGFSPEILAISLEEWTKIRADFSARSRNGKAEVEEKEEESLIPEGFDFLAEKITIQED, encoded by the coding sequence ATGTATCAAGCTTTATATCGAAAGTACCGCAGTCAGACCTTTGGTCAGCTGGTGGGTCAGCAGGTAGTGGCCACCACCCTGCGGCAGGCTGTGGAGCAAGGGAAAATTAGCCATGCCTATCTCTTTTCTGGCCCGCGTGGAACAGGGAAAACCAGTGTTGCCAAGATTTTTGCTAAGGCTATGAATTGTCCGAATCAAAAAGACGGTGAGCCCTGCAATGACTGCTATATCTGTCAGGCCATTACTGAGGGGAGCCTTGAAGACGTTATCGAAATCGACGCTGCTTCAAATAATGGGGTAGATGAGATTCGTGACATTCGGGACAAGTCAACCTATGCACCCAGTCTTGCCAAGCACAAGGTCTATATCATTGACGAGGTGCATATGCTCTCGACTGGGGCTTTTAATGCCTTGCTCAAGACCTTGGAAGAACCGACAGAAAATGTAGTTTTTATCCTAGCGACGACAGAACTGCATAAGATTCCAGCGACCATTCTTTCCCGTGTTCAGCGTTTTGAGTTTAAGTCTATCAAGACGCAGGACATTATTACTCATATTGAGTGGATTTTGGAGCAGGAAGGCATTGACTTTGAGCAAGAAGGTGTGCAGATTATTGCCCGTCGAGCTGAGGGCGGTATGCGGGACGCCTTATCTATCCTCGATCAGGCTCTTAGCTTAACCCAGGAAAATCGTTTGACCACAGACATAGCAGAAGAAATCACTGGCTCTATCAGCTTGGGAGCCTTGGATGCCTATGTAGCAGCCTTGATTGCTCATGATGCAGTAGCAGCCTTGGATAATCTCAATCTGATTTTTGATAGCGGCAAAAACATGGCCCGTTTTGTGACGGACCTCCTACAATACCTGCGTGACCTAATCATTGTCAAAACTGGCGGGGAGAATCATCATGCTAGTGAGCTCTTTCTGGAAAATCTCAAGACACCGCAGGATACCCTCTTTGCCATGATTGATATGGCGACCAAGAGTTTGGCAGACATCAAGAACAGCCTGCAGCCTAAGATTTATACAGAAATGATGACCATTCGACTGGCAGAGAACAGCAGCCATCCTATGGTGGCAGCGATTCCGGATAATCTAGCTGATGAACTTAAGGGATTGAGACAAGAAATTGATAGTCTTAAGCAGCAGCTGGCTAATGGCAATGGAAAACCTGCAGCAGCTGTCAAAACTTCGGATATTCGACCACAGAAATCTAAGGGCTACCGAGCAGACCGCAATAAGGTCAATGCTATCCTAGAAGAGGCTGTTGACAATCCTAGTCTGGCTCGCAGCAATCTGACTAAGCTGCAGAATGCTTGGGGTGAGATTATTGAAAGTCTGGCTGGAGCTGATAAGGCCTTGCTGGCAGGCTCGCAGCCAGTGGCAGCCAATGAAAGTCATGCCATCTTAGCTTTTGAGTCTAATTTTAACGCTGAGCAGACCATGAAGCGGGACAATCTCAATACCATGTTTGGCAATATCCTCAGCAATGCGGCAGGATTTTCACCAGAGATTTTGGCTATTTCCTTAGAAGAGTGGACCAAGATTCGGGCGGATTTTTCGGCTCGCAGCCGCAATGGCAAGGCAGAGGTTGAAGAAAAAGAAGAGGAAAGCCTGATTCCCGAGGGATTTGACTTTTTAGCAGAAAAAATTACCATTCAAGAGGATTAA